ATTTGGATGAGCCTCCTGCTTCGTCCGGAACTTGCCCCGATCCAGGCCCCCCAACTTACTTTACTTGCAGCAACAGTTCTCGCGGAATTAATCTCACACTACTCTGAATTGGACCCTAAAATTAAATGGCCCAATGATATTTTAGTAAATCACAAAAAAATCTCCGGCATTCTTACGGAAATGCAGGCAGAGCAGGATCAAATTCAGTACGTAGTATTAGGGATCGGGATCAACGTAAATCAGGAAGAAGATGAAATTCCTGAAGAAATCCGCCATAAAGCATCATCTTTAAAAATTGAGTCCAACAAAACATGGGAAGTTCAAACAGTCATTCAACATATACTGCGTTTATTTGAACAGACTTATGATCAATATTTGGATTCTGGTTTTGAACATGTTAAAAGTATCTGGGAGCATTATGGCTACCGTATTGGAGAAGAAGTTAAAATTTCGACAATGAAACGTTCGTGGAAAGCGTTTTTAGTAGGAATTGAACCAGATGGTGCGCTGCTAGCAAGAGATGATTCCGGCAATGAAGAGAAACTTTATTCTGCTGAGATTCATTGGGGAGAAGGAGGATATCATGCTTAATAGGACAAAATTATTAACAATGAAAGAAAAGAAGGAAAAGATTGCTATGATTACGGCTTATGATTATCCATCAGCATTAATGGCTGAGAAATCTGGAGCTGACATGATTCTGGTGGGAGACAGCCTGGGAAACGTTGTCCTTGGTTATGATTCAACGATACCAGTAACGTTAGATGACATGATTCACCATGGGAAGGCTGTACGAAGAGGGGCACCTGATACTTATATGGTTGTAGACATGCCGTTTATGACGTACCATGTTTCAGTTGAGGATGCTCTCCTAAATGCAAGAAGGCTGTATCAGGAAACAAGAGCAGAGGCTTTAAAAGTAGAAGGCAGCGGGGAAGTCCTGGAAGTCGTAAGCCGAATGACTCAAGCAGGTATCCCTGTGGTCGGACATCTTGGACTAACACCACAGTCAGTAAATGTTCTCGGCGGTTATCGGGTCCAAGGAAAAGATAAGCAAACGGCAAAAACTTTGCTCGACGAAGCTAAGGCAGTGGAAGCTGCTGGTGCAATTGCACTCGTAATGGAATGCGTGCCGCGTCAGCTTGCAGCAGTAATCTCTGAAAAACTGGAAATCCCGGTTATTGGTATAGGCGCAGGAAAGGAATGTGATGGACAAGTTCTCGTCTACCACGATATCTTACAGTACGGCTCTGATAAATTACCGAAATTTGTAAAGACCTATATAGATAGTAATCATTTACTTGGGGAAGCTGTAGAATCTTATGTAAAAGACGTGAAATCAGAAGCCTTCCCTGAAGAACAGCACACTTTCACTATGGATCCATCACTGCTCGAGGACATTGAAGGTGAATCGTAATGCAAGTCATTCATAAGATTGAAAAAATGCAGCGTACTTCTTCAGAATATTTTATGAACGGTAAAACAATTGGATTTGTCCCTACAATGGGCTATTTACATGAAGGGCATCTGCAGTTGATAAAAGAAGCACGCAAGCAGAATGATATCGTCATCCTCAGTATATTTGTAAACCCTCTACAGTTTGGAGCCGGTGAAGATTTGGATACGTATCCAAGGGATGAAGAGAGAGATATGCAGCTGGCGGAAGAAAACGGAGTAGATGTCGTCTTTTTACCATCAAGAGATACCATGTATCCACAACCTTTATCGCTTAGTATCTCAGTTGACAAGAGAGCAGACGTCCTGTGTGGACGAAGCCGTCCCGGACATTTTGAAGGCGTAGTCACCGTTCTGACGAAGTTGTTTAATATCTGTCAGCCGACAAAAGCTTATTTTGGCTTAAAGGACGCTCAGCAATTGGCTGTAGTCGATGCGCTTATCCAAGATTTTAATTTTCCAATTGAATTAGTCGGTGTTGCGACGATCAGGGAAAACGATGGTCTTGCAAAAAGCAGCAGAAACGTTCGTTTATCCCAGCAGGAGCGCAAGGAGGCCCCTTTTATTCAAAAAGCTCTTAAAAAAGGGAACGGGATGGTGGCGGACGGCACAAAAAATCCTGCACAAATCGTAAAGGAAACGAAGAAGTTTCTTGAAAGCCAAACTCATGGTAGAATAGATTATGTTGAATTATTATCTTATCCAGAGCTCGAGCCAGTAAAGGAGATTGATCGCCAGGTAATCCTTGCGGCTGCGGTGAATTATCAACAAGCGCGACTGATCGATAATGTTATTTTTGACGAGACTGGAACGATTTCACAAGGATAAGAATTCAAGGAGGAAATCACATGTTTCGCACCATGATGAAAGCAAAGATCCACCGTGCACGTGTAACGGAAGCGAATCTAAACTATGTAGGAAGTATAACTATAGATCAGAATTTAATGGATGAAGTCGGAATATTACCCCATGAGAAAGTTCAGATTGTTAATAATAATAATGGGGCAAGACTGGAAACCTACGTCATTCCTGGCGAAAGAGACAGCGGAGTCGTTTGTCTTAATGGAGCTGCGGCAAGACTGGTTCAGCCTGATGATATTGTAATTATTGTTTCCTACGCCATGATTAGTGAAGAAGAATTAGCAGATTTCAGGCCGAAAATTGCGATTATGGGTGAAGGAAACAAAGTACAGGAAATCGTAGAAGAAGAGCCGCCGTTAACCGCTTTGCCAATGTAGAGGTGAATGAAATCTGATGGGGAAAGGATCTTAGCCATAACGGCAAGGTCCTTCCTTTTTGCAAGAAGTGGTAACGAATGAGAGAGGGTTATTTGATGACTAAGTTTGCCATTTTTGATTTAGAAACCACGGGAAATGCTGCTTCTAAAGGAGACCGCATTATAGAGATAGGCATCGTTATACTTCAGGATGGGAAGAAGGTTCAAGAGTTTTCGAGTCTTGTCTATCCTGAAAGGGAAATCCCTCCTTTTATCACCTCATTAACAGGAATAAAAGAGGAAGATGTACTTGATGCCCCTCTCTTTAATGAAATCGCAGAAGAGGTGCACCAATTATTCAATGGTGCGTGCATTGTTGCTCATAATATTGAATTTGATCTCAGTTTTATCAATGAGGAATTCAAGCTGAGCGGGCTGTCTCCATTACATAATCCAGTTGTTGATACGGTTGAATTGGCGAGAATTATGCTGCCGTCCGCATCAAGTTTCAAACTTGGACAGCTCGCCCAGGAATTAGGCATCCTGCATGGCACGCCTCACAGGGCACTGGCAGACGCTCAAGTGACGAGTTCATTACTACAGTATCTGCTTGAGAAAATGAGAAAACTCCCCGAACGAACGCTGATCCACTTACTTAAGGTGGAAAGTAAATTAAAAAGCAATCTTTACGGATTACTCAAGGATGCCATTGACGTTCACCGTTACGAGTCTTCTGATTTCAAAGAGTTTGAGCTGTGGCAAGGCATCCCCGTCCGTCAAGTACCCACCTCCATCCTTTCAAACGCATCTCAGCTGACGGGATTTCAAGAGTGGATCGCTCATGCATATGAGGCTCCAAAAGGCTTGAGCAGCTTGATGAATGATTATGAACCAAGAGAAGGACAAAAAAGAATGTCCCAAGCTGTATATGAGGCTTTCACCCAAAATAAGCATGCGTTTATTGAAGCAGGAGCAGGCGCAGGGAAATCCGTTGCTTATTTGTTAAGTGCCTTGTATTATGCGTGTAATCATAAGGAACGGGTTGTCATAAGCACGCACACTACCAGCCTGCAGCAGCAATTGTTAAAAGAAGAAATTCCAAAAGTCGAGAAGCTTTTTAATCGAAAAGTGAATGCCGCTGTCTTTAAAGGGAAAAGCCACTACATTAGTCTTAGTCACTTCAGTTATGAACTGGAGAGATCCCATCAGGATAATTACGACGAAGCCTTAACGAAAGCCATCCTTCTAGTCTGGCTGACAGAAACAGTGACTGGTGATGCTGACGAAATTCAACTCCCTTCAAGCGGACAGCAATTCTGGCATAAGGTTTCTGCTGAACAAGCAGCCAGAATACCGTCTGTATCATCTGAGCAGTACTCTTTTTACCGGCTCGCTTTAATGAAAGCAGAGCAAGCAGATCTCATTATTACCAATCATTCTCTCTTTTGTATGGATTTAATGAGTGAGGAAGAGAGGTTACCTGAATATGCAAGAGCAGTCATTGACGAGGCTCACCATTTTGAATCCATTGCCAGTCGTCAATTTGGGCTGCAATTCAGTTATACAGAGCTTCAAAGGCAGTTAAGTCAATTCAATGAGCTGTTTCATGTGCAATCCTGGGGACTGACAGGGGAAACCAACCAACTGATTTTCAGTGGAGACGAGTGCAGGCTGGCTATTGAAGGGGCAAAAGAAGAGTTAAATGCTTTTTCGCGCTACATGTTTCAACAGGTGAAACGGCAGAATCAAGGAAAAGCTAAGAGCGATATTGGCAGGATCCAATACCTTCTTCCACAAGCTGAACCACCCGCATTTTTAGAAGTGGCTGCGGAAATGCTTGATCGTTTTACAGCTAAACTTAACCGTTTAAACAGAGGGATTGAACAAATAATAAATCAATTGGAACCACGGATCCTATTGGGAGAGAAAGCAGCTCAAATTATCAGCTCCAGATTTTCCAGTCAAAAGAATTCTTTGGAGAGTTGGCGTAAAAAGCTGAAGGAATATTTTAACTATGATCAAAATCAAGTGAAGTGGATAGAAATTGATGGAGATGGTGCTGCAAATGTAATCTTCTTGTTCAGTGAACCCATGGATTTAGCGGAAAATCTCCAAACTCAGTTATTCATGAAAAAGAAGAGTATTGTATTAACGAGTGCTACTTTAACTACTCACAACAGCTTTAATTACATGAAAGGAAGTATGGGTTTTAACAAAAATGCGCAGCTTCTAGAGCTTTCCATTCCTTCTCCTTATCAGTTTAATGAGCATGTCCAGCTGATGGTTCCTGATGATTTTCCAGATATTAAACAGAATGAAGAAGAATTTATCCTTGCTCTAGGGGAAGCTGTTTATTCGCTTGCCCAAGTGACCAAAGGCAGAATGCTCGTGCTGTTCACTTCTTATACCATGCTTAAAAAGACTTACCAGATATTAAAAGAATGTATTGATCCGGAGGAATTTATGATATTTGCCCAAGGAGTCTCCAGTGGCAGCCGGGAACGCTTGAAAAAGAATTTTCAGGCTTTCGACCAGTCGATCCTGCTAGGTACCAGTTCTTTCTGGGAAGGAGTTGATATCCCGGGGGATGATCTGGCTTGTGTCGTCATCGCCAGGCTTCCTTTTCAACCTCCCGACCAGCCTCTTCAGAAAGTAAGGGATCAACAATTAAAATCAGCTGGACGAAATGGCTTTATGGAACGCTCTCTTCCTCAAGCGATTATCAGATTTAAACAAGGGTTTGGCCGTTTAATAAGGTCAAAGAAAGACCGTGGAATTGTATTCGTATGTGATAAGCGGCTGATGGAAGCTAAATATGGAAAATATTTTCTTTCTTCCATTCCGCAGGTACCTGTTCATTATCAGTCTACTTCACGGTTAATTAAACGGATTGAAAAATGGCTGTAGGAGAATAGAAGAAATTCAACACAACTATCAAAAAACTTTCAGGAACCTGTTATAATTAATAACTAATGAGAAGGGAAAACTCCCCTTCTATCATGGCAGCTTAACAATGGAGGATATCGAGAATGGCGAATAAAATAGAGACTTTATCAACGATACGTATTCAGCACTCTGATGATTTGTATAAAGTGGTCGATACGTTGAACCGTACTTTGAAAGAAGAAAATCTAATGTTTGGACTGGCGCTTGATGAAGAGGACAATGATACAGCAGTCTTCACGATTTACCGTACCTAATTGGCTGAAATGGTTCATAGGTACACTCGTTGTACTCATTCTTTTATTTGGATGTTTCTTTATTTGGATGTATGTACAAATTGAGCAGGACCGAACCAGTCAATTTGACCAGGCCAAAAAAATCGCTGTTGAGAAAACAGATTTAACAAAAGTAGAAGAAATCAGTCGTTATAATGGGGCATCAACCGTACATATTGTACGCGGGCAAACGAATAGTTCTACTAAGTTGACGGTGTTTCTCGATGTGAAGGATAAAAAAATAGTAAAGATACTTCCCGAAGATTCAATCATTTCTTTAAGCCAAATGAAACAAAAATGGGCTTCATCCTGCAATGCATGTCAATTAAAAGATATTCAATTAGGATATGAAGAGAGCAAGCCTGTTTATGAGATCACTTATATTGATAACAAGGACAGATATGTTCTGGATTATTACCTTCCTGATGGAAACAAGTTTCAGCAGCGGTTTGCTTTTAAGAGGACAAATTAATGAAATAGAGGAGTGAAGGAAATAATGAAATTAGCTCAGCGCGTACAGTCTTTAACTCCATCAAGTACGCTCGCAATTACAGCAAAAGCCAAAGCACTGAAAGCAGAAGGACATGATGTGATCGGTCTCGGAGCAGGGGAACCTGATTTTAATACCCCCGAGTATATTTTAGAAGCTGCCAAAAGAGCAATGGACGAAGGTAAGACGAAATACACCCCTTCAGGTGGTGTGCCTGAATTAAAAAATGCCATTGTGGCAAAAATGAAGCGGGACTTGGATTTGGAATACACAAATGAACAAGTCATTGTTACCACAGGTGCCAAACATGCTTTGTTTACCTTATTCCAAGTGCTTCTCGACGAAGGTGATGAGGTGATTGTCCCTGCGCCATACTGGGTCAGTTACCCGGAACAAATTAAACTCGCTGAAGGAAAACCTGTATTCGTGCAGGCTCAGGAAGAAAATCGTTTCAAGATCACTCCTGAACAATTAAAACGAGCGATCACACCTAAAACGAAAGCTGTCATTATTAACTCTCCCAGCAATCCTACAGGAATGATGTATTCCAGAGAAGAACTGGAGGCTATTGGTGAAGTATGTGTCGAAAATGACCTCCTCATCGTTTCCGACGAAATCTATGAGAAATTAATTTATTCACAGGAAGCCCATATATCTATGGCGCAGTTATCGGAGCAGCTTTTTGACCAGACCATTATTATTAATGGTGTATCCAAATCACATTCCATGACTGGTTGGAGAATTGGGTATGCAATAGGAAATAAAGAGGTTATCAAAGCAATGACGAACATGGCTTCCCATTCAACTTCGAACCCGACTTCTGTAGCTCAGTATGCGGCCCTGGCCGCTTATACTTCTTCAGAAGAAGAAGTGATCAAGATGAGAGAAGCGTTTAAAGAGCGTTTAGAAGCTCTTTATGGATGGATGACGGAAATTCCAGGAGTAGAATGCGTAAAACCTTCAGGAGCGTTTTATCTTTTTCCTAATGTGAAAGAAGCGGCTGAAATATGCGGGTTTAATAACGTCGATGATTGGGTGAAGACGCTTTTAGAGAAAGAGAAGGTTGCCCTAGTTCCTGGATCTGGTTTCGGCTCCCCGGAAAATGTCCGTTTATCTTACGCTACTTCTCTGGAACAGCTGAAAGAAGCGGCATCTCGCATTCATAAATTTGTCAAAGAGCATCAATTATAACGTACAGCTGGAGGTATGATTGTGAAAACAACGATTTCGGAAGTATCAAAGCACGTAGGAGAAGAAGTAACCATTGGAGCCTGGATCGCTAACAAGCGGTCCAGCGGTAAAATAGCATTTCTTCAATTAAGAGACGGTACCGGTTTTATGCAGGGGATCGTAGTAAAAGCTGAAATTGGGGACGATAAATTCCAACAAGCAAAGGCCCTTACGCAAGAATCTTCTCTCTATGTAACTGGAAAAATTGTAGAAGACACACGATCACCGCTTGGTTTTGAAATGCAAGTCAATGATTTTGAGGTGATCCATGAAGCTGTTGATTATCCCATTACTCCAAAGGAACATGGAACAGAGTTCCTGATGGACCATAGACATTTATGGCTTCGCTCAAGCCGTCAGCATTCGGTTATGAAAATAAGAAACGAAATCATCCGCGCCACCTATGAGTTCTTTAATAGTCAAGGTTATGTAAAAATTGATCCTCCGATTCTTACCGGTTCAAGCGCGGAAGGAACGACGGAGCTGTTCCGTACGAAATACTTTGAAGAGGACGCTTATTTATCTCAAAGTGGCCAGCTGTACATGGAAGCGGCCGCGATGGCGTTCGGGAAAGTTTTTAGTTTTGGACCTACATTTCGTGCTGAAAAGTCAAAAACAAGAAGACACCTGATTGAGTTTTGGATGATTGAACCTGAAATGGCTTTTATGGATCATAATGACAGTCTGGAAGTTCAGGAACAATACGTCAGCCATGTTGTACAAGCCGTGCTTTCTCATTGTAAGATTGAGCTTGACACACTGGGAAGAGATACGTCTAAGTTATCCAAGATTAAAGCACCGTTTCCTAGAATTACGTATGACGAAGCTGTTCAGCTTTTAAAAGAAAAAGGGTTTACAGATATCGAGTGGGGAGAAGATTTCGGGGCTCCACACGAAACAGCCATTGCAGAAAGCTTCGATAAGCCGGTTTTTATCACAAATTATCCGGCAGATATTAAAGCCTTTTACATGAAACCTGATCCTTCACGCCCTGAAGTGGTCCTATGTGCTGATCTGATAGCCCCAGAAGGATATGGTGAAATCATTGGCGGCTCTCAGCGAATTGATGATCTAGAGCTTATGAAGCAGCGTTACGAAGAACATGGCCTTTCTGGTGATGCGTACCAATGGTATTTACAACTTCGCGAATACGGAAGTGTCCCGCACTCCGGTTTCGGTTTGGGATTGGAAAGAACAGTAGCGTGGCTTTCAGGAGTGGAGCACGTTCGTGAAACCATACCGTTCCCGAGGCTTCTCAATCGTCTATATCCATAAATTCAGAAGCCCGTCTAAAAGACACCGATCGTTCCTTAAGAACGTTATCGGTGTTTTTAGGTTCAAAAAACGAGAAAGATTCAACAGGAATATTAGAAATGAGGTGAGAGTATGCCGAAATACCAAAGCTTCCAAACGATTATGAACCACCAAATTCCATTGCCTGCCCAATTACTAACCAGCTATTTAAAGTTAGGAATGGATGAGAAAGAACTGGCCGTTATTCTCCACATCTACCGTTACCAATGGGAGGACAATGCCTTTCCTACACCTGAGGAACTGGCTGAATGTTTATCTTTTTCTAGTCAGGAATGCTCCAAGCTATTAAGGAGTCTTATTCAGAAACAGTTGTTAACTATTGAAGAGCATAAGGAAGAGGACGTTTTGAAAGAGTGTTATTCCCTTGAGCCTCTGTGGGAGCGGCTTTTTACTTATGCTCCTGTCAAAAGCCAAAGCAGCCAGGAATTTGAAGAAAACATTTTTCCTCTTTTTGAGCAGGAATTCGGAAGGCCATTATCCCCTTTCGAGATTGAAAACATCAATATATGGATTGATGAGGAGGAGCAGCCTCCAGTCTTAATAAAAGCAGCCTTGAGAGAAGCTGTATTAATGGGAAAACTAAACTTCAAATACATTGATCGAATTTTGAGAGAATGGAAACGTAAAGGGATTCATACGGTTGAACAAGCGAGACAGCATGGTAAACAATTTCGTCAAGCTCAAGTGAAGCGGACAGCTCAAGAAGAGCCTTCTCAAAAAAGAGATGTTTCTTTGTACTATAATTGGCTGGAAGAGTAAAGGGGGATTGAAATGCTAAATCGCAAGCAGATTCGCTATTGTTTAGATACGTTTCAAGAAATGTTTCCAGATGCAGAGTGTGAGCTTGTTCATAATAATCCGTTCGAATTACTTGTAGCGGTTGTATTATCTGCCCAAGCCACAGATGCTCTTGTGAACAAAGTCACTCCTGGACTCTTTCAAAAATATAAAGGTCCGGAAGATATTTTGGAAGTGACAGTCGAAGAACTTCAAAATGATATCAAATCCATTGGTTTATATCGTAATAAAGCCAAAAATATTAAAAAGCTGTCAAAAACATTAGTGGAGAAATTTAATGGAGTCGTTCCAGAAACGAAAGAGGAGCTGGAGAGTCTTGCTGGAGTTGGAAGGAAAACAGCAAATGTAGTGGCATCCGTTGCATTTCATGTTCCAGCAATAGCAGTAGATACTCATGTTGAACGTGTATCGAAAAGGCTCGGCTTTTGTAGATGGAAGGATTCAGTACTTGAAGTAGAGAGAACATTAATGAGAAAAATCCCAAAAGAGGAATGGAGCGTTTCGCACCACAGGATGATCTTCTTTGGTCGTTATCATTGTAAGGCTAAACGTCCGGAATGTCCGGAATGCCCGTTGTTATTTTTATGCCGCGAAGGACAAAAACGAATGAATAAAATGAACAAAGCAGCAGAAGGGAAGTAAAAAAACCCGCAACGAAGCTCATGTCTTCATTGCGGGTTTTACTTATCTAATTACGCAGCTTCATCAGAGTTCTGCTCCGTAGAGTTGGAATTACTATTATTCTGATTTGATCCATCGTTACTGCCGTTGTCTGAGTTATTTGAGGAGTCATTTTCGTTATTTTCTCCTCCTTGTCCATCCCCCTCGTCAGGGTTCTGCCCTTCATCAGGATTCTGCCCTTCATCAGGATTCTGTCCTTCATCAGGGTTCTGTCCTTCATCCGGGTTCTGCCCCTCATCAGGGTTCTGTCCTTCATCCGGGTTCTGCCCTTCATCAGGGTTCTGTCCTTCATCAGGGTTTTCTTCTTCTCCAGGAAGATCTACCGATACAGAGGCAGGATCACTGCTTTCTGCCGAATCATCGTCGCTTACGGCCGTCACTGTAAACTCATAAGTGGATCCTGGCTGGATCATAGATACATCAAGGCTTTTATCTTTCGTAGTTGTAAGTTCCCGTTGATCTCTTCCATCCACAGAAACGGTAACCCTGAAGGACACCCCTTCTTTATCAGGGTAATCCCATTTCACTTGAATAGAGCCAGAGTCTTCATTGTATTTAGCAGATAAAGACTCGACCGGATTCAGTTTCTGGAATTGGTTTGAAACCTCAGAAGGCATATTATCTACATGGAACAATTCTTTTACAATCTGGCTGTCTGGTGTGTAATCACTTGGCAGTTTAGCAGGGTTTGACCCTTTTTCAACGCCTACCCATTTGACTGTATCAGGCTTTGTAAAGTCTTTTGTATCCTTGCCTTCAGAGATTTGTGACATCACATTTTTAAACAGCTGCTTCGGAATGCCCTGCATGCCTGATGTTAAATTCTCGTCTGGATCACTGTATCCTGTCCAAATGGAAACGGAATAATTCGTCGTATAACCATCAAACCATGAATCCGGAGTAACAGTGCTGCCACCGGAAGCGTCTCTGTTAGTAGTTCCGGTTTTACCTGCAACAGGAAGACCCGAGATATTTGCACTCGTCCCTGTACCTTCTGACATGACCGTTTTTAACATCGAAGTAATCATGTAGGCAGTGTAACTATTCATAGCAGAATGGGGTTCTGGTTTTAAACTGTGACTCTCGCCGTTTACTTCAACCTTTCTAACCGAATAAGGTTCATTGTAAACTCCTTCATTCCCAAAGGCTGCATAGGTAGCTGACATTTGAAGGGGAGACACTCCTGTTCCAGAACCTCCAATAGCGTCTGATAGACGAATAGTATCATCTTTAAAATTAATACCTAAGCCTTCGGCAAACTTTTTGGAACGATCAAGTCCAATCTCGTTCAGTGTTTTGACTGCAGGTACGTTTAAAGAACGGCTGAGTGCATAGCGGGCGCTTACCCATCCGTAGTGCTGGCCGTTATAGTTCTCAGGCTTATAGCCGTTTATATCAATCTCTTCGTCATTGATTTGGTGATAAGTGGACCATTTTTCATTTTGAATAGCAGGTCCGTAAGCAGTAATCGGTTTAAAGGTGGAACCGGGCTGGCGTTTTATATCTGTTCCGAAATTATAGTTTCCTTCTTTATAATTTCTGCCGCCTCCTATGGCTCGAATCGCCCCCGTCTGAGTGTCAGTTACCGCGATTCCAGATTGTAAATTTTCATCCGGCCATGAAATTGGTCCTTCGTTACTCAAGGATTGCTGAACAATTTGCTGAGCTTTAGGGTCAAGCGTCGTATAGATTTTCAGTCCATCTTTATAAATGTCTGCGCCATCCATTTTTTGTTTAACTTCTTTTTCAACTCGATCGATGAATGCTTTATAAGGCGTATCTTTTTCCTTGTTCTGCTTCACTAGCAAATCTTCAATCTTCGTTTTCTTTGCCTTATCCGCTTCTTTTTGTGAGATCTTGCCATGTTGAACCATAAGACTAAGTACGGTGTTCATCCGTTTCTTTGCAAGGTCCGGGTGCTTCGTTGGGTCATAGCCGGATGGACGTTGAGGAAGTCCGGCCAATAGAGCTGCTTGTGGAAGTGTCAGTTTTTTCAGTTCATCAACGCCAAAATAAGTTTTGGCTGCCTCTGAAACACCGTAAGCACCTGAGCCATAATAAATCTTGTTTAAGTACATTTCCAATATCCGTTCTTTGGAATAATCCTGATCCAATTTAATGGCGAGGTACTGCTCCTGCACTTTTCTTTCTAGAGTTTTCTTATCAGTGAGAAAGGATTTTTTTACAACCTGCTGGGTAATCGTACTGGCTCCTTCTGCACCGAATCCACCTGTGATGTTTGCCCAAACGGCTGCTAATATTCTTTTAAAATCAATCCCCATGTGGGAAAAGAACCGCGAATCCTCTGTAGCAATAACGGCATCAACGAGAACAGGCGGCAGATCATTATAAGTGACTTTTGTTCTGCGTTCGGCACCTGCTAAGTCAGTGATGAGATTGTCATTCATATCATATACTTTTGATGAAAACGGATCGGATAATTGCGATTCATCCAAAGCGGGGGCGGTTGAAATATAATAAGCAAATAAACTTCCTACCCCTATAAAGAGGACGAGTCCTATAGTTATCAAGATCATCATTATTTTTTTAAATTTAGATCCACTTTTGCCTTTTTTAGAGCTATTCATTTGTTTCCTTCTCGCTGTACGAGACTGGCTGTCGTTTGCCATTTACATTTCCTCCAATTCAGAAATAGAGCTTATCCAATACAGACGCATAATTGACTCGCGCCTGGAAATGGAAGGGGATTAAGTGTCCTTCTTCACAAATGTATGAATAAGGTATGGATTTACGTCCCCCTTGAAATTGGTCGTCCCAGAATGTGAAAAGTTTCGTTCCTTCCAGAAAGTATATTTCTTCCAGGGGAGTAAACTTAATAATCAAGAAGCATACTCCTCCATGCTGAAGGACGGCTTTCATGTGGTCAATCTGGTGCTGATGAATATTGCTTAAAGGAAAAGAATTCTTATTTCTCGTTTCCTTCGCCTCAAAATCCACATACAACCCTCGGTAAACTCCATTAAAGTCTGTCGTGGAAGCCTGCTTAAAATAGGCTTCCTTAATCACAGCTGCACTTCTTTTCGGGTAATCCACATTGACGATTTGCACGGGTGTCGGCTTTTTATGAACGACCGCCATTTTTGCTTGTAAATAATAGTCGTTAGTAGCCATAATATCATCTTCCAGTGACATTCCCCGGTTACCATATCCTGAACTTGTCGGTTTGTTTTTCGCGGGAAAGTGCTTTTGCACTTCTTTCCTTCCATTGGGATAGTTCATTCATCATCCCTCCCTGTTGCCATGAGAGTATCATACCAAAAAATTAGCGCTAAAGATAATATAAAATCATCCTCTAATAAAACGAAAGAAAAGGTGGAAAGGTTTCATTTTATTATAGTACGATACCCATTTGATGACCAGAATAACAAAAAACAAACAGATTTAT
This Halobacillus salinarum DNA region includes the following protein-coding sequences:
- a CDS encoding PBP1A family penicillin-binding protein codes for the protein MANDSQSRTARRKQMNSSKKGKSGSKFKKIMMILITIGLVLFIGVGSLFAYYISTAPALDESQLSDPFSSKVYDMNDNLITDLAGAERRTKVTYNDLPPVLVDAVIATEDSRFFSHMGIDFKRILAAVWANITGGFGAEGASTITQQVVKKSFLTDKKTLERKVQEQYLAIKLDQDYSKERILEMYLNKIYYGSGAYGVSEAAKTYFGVDELKKLTLPQAALLAGLPQRPSGYDPTKHPDLAKKRMNTVLSLMVQHGKISQKEADKAKKTKIEDLLVKQNKEKDTPYKAFIDRVEKEVKQKMDGADIYKDGLKIYTTLDPKAQQIVQQSLSNEGPISWPDENLQSGIAVTDTQTGAIRAIGGGRNYKEGNYNFGTDIKRQPGSTFKPITAYGPAIQNEKWSTYHQINDEEIDINGYKPENYNGQHYGWVSARYALSRSLNVPAVKTLNEIGLDRSKKFAEGLGINFKDDTIRLSDAIGGSGTGVSPLQMSATYAAFGNEGVYNEPYSVRKVEVNGESHSLKPEPHSAMNSYTAYMITSMLKTVMSEGTGTSANISGLPVAGKTGTTNRDASGGSTVTPDSWFDGYTTNYSVSIWTGYSDPDENLTSGMQGIPKQLFKNVMSQISEGKDTKDFTKPDTVKWVGVEKGSNPAKLPSDYTPDSQIVKELFHVDNMPSEVSNQFQKLNPVESLSAKYNEDSGSIQVKWDYPDKEGVSFRVTVSVDGRDQRELTTTKDKSLDVSMIQPGSTYEFTVTAVSDDDSAESSDPASVSVDLPGEEENPDEGQNPDEGQNPDEGQNPDEGQNPDEGQNPDEGQNPDEGQNPDEGQNPDEGDGQGGENNENDSSNNSDNGSNDGSNQNNSNSNSTEQNSDEAA
- the recU gene encoding Holliday junction resolvase RecU — its product is MNYPNGRKEVQKHFPAKNKPTSSGYGNRGMSLEDDIMATNDYYLQAKMAVVHKKPTPVQIVNVDYPKRSAAVIKEAYFKQASTTDFNGVYRGLYVDFEAKETRNKNSFPLSNIHQHQIDHMKAVLQHGGVCFLIIKFTPLEEIYFLEGTKLFTFWDDQFQGGRKSIPYSYICEEGHLIPFHFQARVNYASVLDKLYF